In a genomic window of Variovorax paradoxus:
- the atpE gene encoding F0F1 ATP synthase subunit C has translation MNGFNILPLAVALLIGIAALGSCIGIALVGQKFLEGTTRQPEMVDTLQTKFFLVAGVTDGAFIIATGIGLWFATASPFG, from the coding sequence ATGAACGGCTTCAACATCCTCCCCCTCGCGGTCGCCCTGCTGATCGGCATCGCGGCACTGGGCTCGTGCATCGGCATCGCGCTGGTGGGGCAGAAGTTCCTCGAAGGCACGACGCGCCAGCCCGAGATGGTCGACACGCTGCAGACCAAGTTCTTCCTGGTCGCGGGCGTGACCGACGGGGCCTTCATCATCGCCACCGGCATCGGCCTGTGGTTCGCGACCGCCAGCCCCTTCGGCTGA
- a CDS encoding ABC transporter substrate-binding protein: MSQPSPKSSALPRTLLSLLLCGAAASALAAPVKVGLALDISGPFAALGAEARDGFALGIKQLGGKLGGQEVEFVQADMAGSPDQAKQLVDRMIQRDKIDIFSGPIGSNVALAVGPTLFNAKVPYLSANAGPSQFAGAQCNAYFFGTAYQNDQFHEAAGKFAQDRAFKKIVLIAPNYPAGKDALGGFKRQFKGQVADELYTKLGQIDYAAELAQLRASKPDSIYFFLPGAMGINFIKQFVGAGLSKDITLVTSGFSADEDVIGAVGEPMLGLFNTSHWAHDLDNAANKAFVAAFRKEYNGRYPSVYAAQAYDAILAMDAAVKQAGGNAQNREAVIAALKKANYASTRGTFKYANNHYPIENFYLRVIGKDAQGKVTNKLINTVLTNYGDSYADKCPMK, from the coding sequence ATGAGCCAACCGTCCCCGAAATCGTCCGCGCTGCCGCGCACCCTGCTTTCGCTGCTGCTGTGCGGCGCCGCGGCCTCGGCCCTGGCGGCGCCGGTCAAGGTCGGCCTGGCGCTCGACATCTCGGGCCCGTTCGCGGCGCTGGGCGCCGAGGCGCGCGACGGCTTCGCGCTCGGCATCAAGCAGCTGGGCGGCAAGCTCGGCGGGCAGGAGGTGGAGTTCGTGCAGGCCGACATGGCCGGCAGCCCCGACCAGGCCAAGCAGCTGGTCGACCGCATGATCCAGCGCGACAAGATCGACATCTTCAGCGGCCCGATCGGCTCCAACGTGGCGCTGGCCGTCGGCCCGACGCTGTTCAACGCCAAGGTTCCCTACCTCTCGGCCAACGCCGGCCCGAGCCAGTTCGCGGGCGCGCAGTGCAATGCCTACTTCTTCGGCACCGCCTACCAGAACGACCAGTTCCACGAGGCCGCCGGCAAGTTCGCGCAGGACCGCGCCTTCAAGAAGATCGTGCTGATCGCGCCCAACTATCCCGCGGGCAAGGACGCGCTCGGCGGCTTCAAGCGCCAGTTCAAGGGCCAGGTGGCCGACGAGCTCTACACCAAGCTCGGCCAGATCGACTACGCGGCCGAACTCGCGCAGCTGCGCGCCTCCAAGCCCGACTCGATCTACTTCTTCCTGCCCGGCGCGATGGGCATCAACTTCATCAAGCAGTTCGTGGGCGCGGGCCTGTCGAAGGACATCACGCTGGTCACCAGCGGCTTCTCGGCCGACGAGGACGTGATCGGCGCCGTGGGCGAGCCGATGCTGGGCCTGTTCAACACCTCGCACTGGGCACACGACCTCGACAACGCCGCCAACAAGGCCTTCGTGGCCGCGTTCCGCAAGGAGTACAACGGCCGCTACCCGTCGGTCTACGCCGCGCAGGCCTACGACGCCATCCTCGCGATGGACGCCGCCGTGAAGCAGGCCGGCGGCAACGCACAGAACCGCGAGGCCGTGATCGCGGCGCTCAAGAAGGCCAACTACGCCTCGACGCGCGGCACCTTCAAGTACGCCAACAACCACTACCCCATCGAGAACTTCTACCTGCGCGTGATCGGCAAGGACGCGCAGGGCAAGGTCACGAACAAGCTGATCAACACGGTGCTGACGAACTACGGCGACAGCTACGCCGACAAGTGCCCGATGAAGTAA
- a CDS encoding branched-chain amino acid ABC transporter permease has product MTPILVLEQLLNGLGYGLMLFLLAAGLTLVFGIMDVLNLAHGSLFMAGAYVAAEAHTRTGSFAAAILIAVAVTVVVALLLEVLLMRRLYTRDHLAQVLATFGVILVADDLVKMIWGPSPVMAPTPAALSGPVELMDGLPYPSYRLVILVGGMLVALALYLLVNHTRIGMRVRAGASDRPMAELMGVRVGRIFNGVFLLGAALAALAGALMGPIVAVQVGMGEQILIPALVVLVIGGIGSVRGAFVAALLVGIVDTIGRAFVPMLLRATLPPATAADLGPLVAEVAMYALMVAVLLFRPSGLFSARA; this is encoded by the coding sequence ATGACCCCCATCCTCGTTCTCGAGCAGCTGCTCAACGGCCTCGGCTACGGCCTGATGCTGTTCCTGCTGGCCGCGGGCCTCACGCTGGTGTTCGGCATCATGGACGTGCTGAACCTCGCGCACGGTTCGCTGTTCATGGCCGGCGCCTATGTCGCGGCCGAGGCGCACACGCGCACCGGCTCGTTCGCCGCGGCGATCCTTATCGCGGTGGCGGTCACCGTGGTGGTGGCGCTGCTGCTCGAGGTGCTGCTGATGCGCCGCCTCTACACGCGCGACCACCTCGCGCAGGTGCTCGCGACCTTCGGCGTGATCCTGGTGGCCGACGACCTGGTCAAGATGATCTGGGGCCCGTCGCCGGTGATGGCGCCGACGCCCGCCGCGCTCTCGGGCCCGGTCGAGCTGATGGACGGCCTGCCCTATCCCTCGTACCGGCTGGTGATCCTGGTCGGCGGCATGCTGGTCGCGCTGGCGCTCTACCTGCTGGTGAACCACACGCGCATCGGCATGCGGGTGCGCGCGGGCGCTTCCGACCGGCCGATGGCCGAACTGATGGGCGTGCGCGTGGGCCGCATCTTCAACGGCGTGTTCCTGCTCGGCGCGGCACTCGCCGCGCTGGCCGGCGCGCTGATGGGCCCGATCGTCGCGGTGCAGGTCGGCATGGGCGAACAGATCCTGATCCCGGCGCTGGTGGTGCTGGTGATCGGCGGCATCGGCTCGGTGCGCGGCGCCTTCGTGGCCGCGCTGCTGGTGGGCATCGTCGACACCATCGGCCGCGCCTTCGTGCCCATGCTGCTGCGCGCCACGCTGCCGCCGGCCACCGCGGCCGACCTCGGTCCGCTGGTGGCCGAAGTCGCGATGTACGCGCTGATGGTGGCGGTCCTTCTCTTCAGGCCATCGGGCCTCTTCTCGGCACGCGCATGA